TCGAATTAGCATTGGCACACCCGTCCTACGGTTGCAACAAGCTGGAGAAGCTTCTGTCTCTGGAAGGCCCGTATGTTTCGAACGTGACCATCCAAAAGATTCTGATCGAGCATGGACTCGGATCTCGGTATGATCGGTGGCTTGCGCTGGAGAAGAAGTCGGCAGAAGAGGGGCTTGAGCTCTCCGCCGATCAGATAGCCTACATAGAGAAGCTGAATCCGAGCTTCAAGGAGCGGCATGTGGAGAGCGCGGGGCCGGGAGAATTACTATGTCAGGATACTTTTTTCGTAGGGACCTTGAAGGGGGGTGGGCGGGTGTACCTGCATACGGTGGTGGATACCTATGGGAGCTATGCCTTTGGGTTTTTACACACGACCAAGCAACCGGC
Above is a genomic segment from Treponema sp. J25 containing:
- a CDS encoding helix-turn-helix domain-containing protein, translating into MEAAVKIAKQRLSVLELAEQLGNVSEACRRRGMDRTSFYEWKRRFQTHGFEGLKDLPPIHKSHPQTVKPEVEARIIELALAHPSYGCNKLEKLLSLEGPYVSNVTIQKILIEHGLGSRYDRWLALEKKSAEEGLELSADQIAYIEKLNPSFKERHVESAGPGELLCQDTFFVGTLKGGGRVYLHTVVDTYGSYAFGFLHTTKQPA